In the genome of bacterium, one region contains:
- the nuoK gene encoding NADH-quinone oxidoreductase subunit NuoK — MEPTFIYTLILAGSVFTLGVLGVMWKRHAVSLLMCVEMMLNAGNLAFVAFAQEYGLMQGGLLVLFVMTVAAAEAAVGLAIFIAIFRARRHIRVDELDMMRG; from the coding sequence ATGGAACCGACATTTATTTACACGCTGATTCTAGCCGGGTCCGTCTTCACGTTGGGTGTTCTCGGCGTTATGTGGAAGCGCCACGCCGTTTCGCTGCTGATGTGCGTGGAGATGATGCTGAACGCAGGTAACCTGGCGTTCGTGGCATTTGCGCAGGAGTACGGCCTGATGCAGGGCGGACTTCTCGTTTTGTTTGTGATGACCGTTGCCGCGGCGGAAGCCGCTGTCGGTCTGGCGATCTTTATCGCGATATTCCGGGCACGGCGCCATATACGCGTCGACGAACTGGATATGATGCGGGGTTGA
- a CDS encoding NADH-quinone oxidoreductase subunit N, giving the protein MTAYVPQISIDQVAPFLILAVAALLVLALDALLDILVKGITRERRDMVLAIVAGAALVVTGFTFYVDVLGATGRPFFEGALRADEFGNLGALTILFSALVFLIMAPRFVKKYTLPAGELYALLLFAVFGMTMLAVANELITAFICIEILSLSLYVMAGINRRSPKAIEASFKYFILGAFASAFLVLGIAFIFGATGTTQMFGENSVMESLQAQRAAGQVVQLPSDVATYNLGINDVLYAGERLANAVVPAASVVDGQVLATPNPELVSLPINPMWVYLGFTLMLVGIGFKLSLAPFHMWAPDVYEGAPTITAMFIATASKVAAFAFLVHFVEAMSFWRYFPVGTSFVIGAIALISMLWGNLAALVQTNIKRMLAYSSVAHGGYMAVGVTTLLTQSVFSDPLRQADVRNSIILYLFAYTLMNVVAFGIVAYLGKEGESDIANYRGLSKRRPGLAAAMAITMISLTGIPPTVGFAGKFFIFKEAISAGLIELAVVAMIASAISAFYYLRVVVAMYMQDEEEEATIAGGVLQTAGGYQFVVGLSTTMIFVFGILPALFLALGR; this is encoded by the coding sequence GTGACTGCTTACGTTCCGCAAATCAGCATCGACCAGGTCGCTCCTTTCCTGATCCTGGCCGTTGCAGCGCTGTTGGTCCTGGCGCTCGATGCGCTGCTTGATATTCTGGTAAAGGGCATCACGCGCGAACGGCGCGACATGGTGCTGGCGATTGTCGCCGGCGCGGCCCTGGTTGTGACCGGCTTCACCTTCTATGTGGATGTGCTGGGTGCGACCGGCCGGCCGTTCTTCGAAGGTGCGTTGCGCGCCGACGAATTCGGCAACCTGGGTGCGCTGACGATTCTCTTCTCCGCGCTCGTCTTCCTGATCATGGCGCCGCGCTTCGTGAAGAAGTACACCCTGCCCGCGGGCGAACTCTACGCGCTGCTTCTCTTTGCCGTCTTCGGCATGACGATGCTGGCCGTGGCGAATGAATTGATTACCGCCTTCATCTGCATCGAGATCCTCTCCCTTTCGCTCTACGTGATGGCCGGCATCAATCGCCGCAGCCCGAAGGCCATCGAGGCCTCTTTCAAGTATTTCATCCTTGGCGCATTCGCATCGGCTTTCCTGGTGCTCGGCATCGCGTTCATCTTTGGCGCGACCGGAACCACACAGATGTTCGGTGAGAACAGCGTGATGGAGTCCCTCCAGGCGCAGCGCGCGGCTGGACAGGTTGTGCAATTGCCCTCGGATGTGGCGACTTATAACCTCGGCATCAACGATGTGCTGTACGCCGGCGAACGCCTCGCGAATGCAGTCGTTCCGGCCGCATCGGTTGTCGACGGGCAGGTCCTTGCGACGCCGAACCCCGAGTTGGTTTCACTGCCGATCAATCCGATGTGGGTTTACCTTGGCTTTACGCTGATGCTGGTTGGGATCGGCTTCAAGCTCTCCCTCGCGCCGTTCCACATGTGGGCGCCGGATGTTTACGAGGGAGCGCCGACGATCACGGCGATGTTTATCGCCACCGCCTCGAAGGTTGCGGCGTTCGCGTTCCTTGTCCACTTCGTCGAAGCGATGTCCTTCTGGCGTTACTTCCCCGTCGGGACCTCGTTCGTGATTGGCGCGATCGCGTTGATCTCCATGCTCTGGGGCAATCTCGCCGCGCTGGTGCAGACAAACATCAAGCGCATGCTTGCGTACTCGTCGGTTGCCCACGGCGGCTATATGGCTGTCGGCGTGACGACGTTGCTGACGCAGAGTGTGTTCTCCGATCCGCTGCGCCAGGCCGATGTGCGCAACTCGATCATCCTTTACCTGTTTGCATACACACTGATGAACGTCGTGGCGTTCGGTATCGTTGCCTATCTTGGCAAAGAAGGCGAATCGGACATCGCGAACTATCGCGGTCTTTCGAAGCGCCGCCCCGGCCTCGCGGCTGCGATGGCCATCACGATGATCAGCCTGACCGGCATTCCGCCCACGGTTGGTTTTGCTGGGAAGTTCTTCATTTTCAAGGAAGCGATTTCGGCGGGCCTGATTGAATTGGCCGTCGTTGCGATGATCGCCAGTGCCATCTCCGCGTTCTACTATCTGCGCGTGGTCGTGGCGATGTACATGCAGGACGAAGAGGAAGAGGCAACGATCGCCGGCGGTGTGTTGCAGACTGCCGGTGGCTATCAGTTTGTTGTTGGGCTGAGCACGACGATGATCTTCGTGTTCGGCATTCTGCCGGCGCTGTTCCTGGCGCTGGGACGGTAA
- the nuoL gene encoding NADH-quinone oxidoreductase subunit L yields the protein MIAYVWLIPLVMLLAAFINGLGVRRLGRFAGHIAWIAMAIACATAFAILFQVIGLAHDPHWHGETVRLWNWFHIPNAFGSDRTFNIDMAFHVDQLTAIYLCFVSFIGLLVFIYATGYMKEKHHGHLELDPGYARFFAYLPLFAASMFTLVLGDNLAVMFIGWEGVGLCSYLLIGYYFDRPFSEILSCADAGRKAFVMNRIGDAGMIVGIGLVFWGLGTVNFQDINHVLETGKLLNGNPIPASFKYGGILVTVAALAMFLGATGKSAQIPLFTWLPDAMAGPTPVSALIHAATMVTAGIYMVARLNVLYFLSPAAMAVVAIIGALTAFAAATMGLTQRGIKKALAYSTVSQLGYMFLALGVGSMAAGIFHVFTHAFFKGCLFLCAGSVIHAMHHEEDMFKMGGLKKYMPSTRWTYLFATLAISGFPLTSGFFSKDEILYSSFISSGDGFPFLWVIGVITALLTAIYMGRTYFLTFEGPERFDEHTREHLHESPANMTGPLWILAIGALVLGFLNVPAAMGKFIPVPSGMFHHFLAPVVDRGAELVAAHNMGVHVDHAAGEAINGSLVVAGATAEQMAEEHGGQELLLALLSIVVALIGLGISWVLYVSGISEKAKALGRSLRPLWSVSFYRWYWDDFYNKVFRDGTWNASKAVWQFDANIIDGIVVGSGRAARRIGRALRTLQTGQVQVYGLVMFLGICMFLLYYVVGMSDFLQKYYPRTEEQSKQVRVEARPHHEPPIQIATH from the coding sequence ATGATTGCCTATGTCTGGTTGATACCGCTGGTCATGCTCCTGGCCGCCTTCATTAATGGCTTGGGAGTACGCCGGCTTGGCCGCTTTGCCGGCCACATTGCCTGGATTGCGATGGCCATCGCATGTGCGACGGCGTTCGCGATTCTCTTCCAAGTGATTGGGCTCGCCCATGACCCGCATTGGCACGGCGAGACCGTGCGGCTGTGGAACTGGTTCCACATCCCCAATGCGTTCGGCAGCGACCGGACCTTCAACATCGACATGGCCTTCCATGTCGACCAGCTCACCGCCATTTACCTCTGCTTCGTCTCGTTCATTGGCCTGCTCGTGTTCATCTACGCGACCGGCTACATGAAGGAGAAGCACCACGGGCACCTGGAGCTCGATCCGGGATACGCGCGCTTCTTCGCTTATCTGCCGCTGTTCGCCGCGTCGATGTTCACGCTCGTGCTCGGAGACAATCTGGCCGTGATGTTCATCGGTTGGGAAGGCGTGGGCCTGTGCTCCTACCTCCTGATCGGCTACTACTTCGATCGCCCCTTCAGTGAAATCCTCTCCTGCGCCGACGCCGGTCGTAAGGCGTTCGTGATGAACCGCATCGGCGACGCCGGAATGATCGTCGGTATCGGCCTCGTCTTCTGGGGCCTCGGCACAGTGAACTTCCAGGACATCAACCACGTTCTCGAAACCGGCAAGCTGCTGAACGGCAATCCGATCCCGGCGTCGTTCAAGTACGGCGGCATTCTGGTGACGGTCGCTGCCCTTGCGATGTTCCTCGGAGCCACTGGCAAATCTGCGCAGATTCCCCTGTTCACCTGGCTGCCGGACGCCATGGCAGGCCCCACACCGGTGTCTGCCCTGATCCACGCCGCCACGATGGTGACCGCAGGCATTTACATGGTGGCGCGTTTGAACGTGCTCTACTTCCTTTCGCCGGCGGCGATGGCAGTGGTTGCGATCATTGGTGCGCTGACGGCCTTTGCCGCAGCGACGATGGGTCTGACGCAGCGCGGTATCAAGAAGGCGCTGGCTTACTCAACGGTTTCACAGCTCGGCTACATGTTCCTGGCGCTTGGCGTCGGATCGATGGCGGCCGGTATTTTCCACGTTTTCACACACGCGTTCTTCAAAGGCTGTCTCTTCCTTTGCGCCGGCTCTGTGATTCACGCGATGCACCACGAAGAAGACATGTTCAAGATGGGCGGCCTGAAGAAGTACATGCCGTCGACGCGCTGGACTTACCTGTTCGCGACGCTGGCGATTTCCGGCTTCCCCCTGACGAGCGGTTTCTTCTCGAAGGACGAAATCCTCTACAGTTCCTTCATCTCGTCGGGCGACGGCTTCCCGTTCCTGTGGGTGATCGGCGTGATTACCGCGCTGTTGACCGCCATCTATATGGGCCGCACCTACTTCTTGACGTTCGAAGGGCCGGAGCGCTTTGACGAGCACACGCGTGAGCATCTGCACGAGTCGCCCGCGAATATGACCGGGCCGCTTTGGATACTCGCCATCGGCGCGCTGGTGTTGGGTTTTCTGAACGTGCCGGCGGCGATGGGGAAATTCATCCCGGTTCCGAGCGGCATGTTCCACCACTTCCTGGCCCCGGTCGTTGACCGCGGTGCGGAACTGGTCGCGGCACACAACATGGGCGTTCACGTCGACCACGCTGCCGGCGAAGCGATCAATGGTTCGCTGGTCGTTGCCGGCGCGACTGCAGAGCAGATGGCCGAAGAGCACGGAGGCCAGGAACTCCTGCTGGCGCTGCTCTCCATCGTTGTTGCGCTGATTGGTTTGGGCATTTCGTGGGTGCTGTATGTCAGTGGTATTTCGGAGAAGGCCAAGGCCCTCGGCCGCAGCCTGCGCCCACTGTGGAGCGTCTCCTTCTACCGCTGGTACTGGGACGATTTCTATAACAAGGTCTTCCGCGATGGAACGTGGAATGCCTCGAAGGCCGTGTGGCAGTTCGACGCGAACATCATCGATGGAATCGTAGTTGGTTCCGGTCGAGCGGCGCGGCGAATCGGTCGCGCATTGCGCACGCTGCAGACGGGACAGGTTCAGGTCTATGGCCTGGTGATGTTCTTGGGAATCTGCATGTTCCTTCTCTATTACGTGGTCGGAATGTCGGACTTCCTGCAGAAGTACTATCCGCGCACGGAAGAACAATCCAAGCAGGTGAGAGTGGAGGCGCGGCCGCATCACGAACCGCCCATCCAGATTGCTACTCACTAA
- a CDS encoding NADH-quinone oxidoreductase subunit M — MLLTLMILTPLVLGLLALLVVPRQQMKFAALAITVLDLLLSIVAAFSFEWAGKTEQVALFGKMVTTHFQLAVRQPWPLLEQFGISFAVGVDHLSMLMVLLTTALGVIAILCSFSAITERQKEYYFFLLILQTGILGTFCSLDMFLFYISWELMVIPLYFLIGIWGSKNRVYATMKFVIYTLVGSLMMLLAILWMYYNGPHTYSYERILDEVQNAHIWRGAMWPFLGLILAFLIKVPLWPLHTWLPDAHTEAPTAGSVILAGVLLKTGVYGILRFCIPLFPHAAVSFAPLLTWLSVIAIIYGAMTAMVQTDMKRLVAYSSVSHMGFIVLGIFSFNGPGISGAIVQMINHGISTGGLFLAVGMIYERRHTRAMADFGGLAHTVPVYAALTMIMVLSSVGLPGLNGFVGEFPILIGAMQNVPIQELARESGTISAFLHQANYTWVVAGLAATGVILGAVYLLLMYQKVFYGKVTKEENKTLTDLNFREIFQLSVLAIAALVIGLFPRVVFTPVNHNTEMILAAVQEPLGLQKNEESETAPVQHEMHEEHAPAGEEHHAAVATDDVDLAEVVD, encoded by the coding sequence ATGTTACTGACGTTGATGATTCTGACTCCGCTGGTTCTTGGCCTGCTTGCCTTGTTGGTTGTGCCGCGCCAGCAGATGAAGTTCGCCGCTCTGGCGATCACAGTGCTCGACCTGCTGCTCTCCATCGTGGCGGCGTTCAGCTTTGAATGGGCCGGCAAGACCGAACAGGTCGCCTTGTTCGGCAAGATGGTGACAACGCACTTCCAGTTGGCCGTGCGCCAGCCCTGGCCGCTGCTTGAGCAATTTGGCATCAGCTTCGCCGTCGGCGTGGACCACCTCAGCATGCTGATGGTCCTGCTGACGACGGCGCTTGGCGTGATTGCGATTCTCTGCTCTTTCTCTGCGATCACCGAGCGCCAGAAGGAATACTACTTCTTCCTGCTGATTCTTCAGACTGGTATTCTTGGTACATTCTGTTCGCTCGATATGTTCCTGTTCTACATTTCATGGGAACTGATGGTGATTCCGCTGTACTTCCTGATCGGCATCTGGGGCTCGAAGAACCGCGTGTACGCGACGATGAAGTTCGTCATCTACACGCTGGTCGGTTCTCTGATGATGCTGCTGGCCATTCTGTGGATGTACTACAACGGACCGCACACGTACTCCTACGAGCGCATCCTTGACGAAGTTCAGAACGCGCACATCTGGCGTGGAGCGATGTGGCCCTTCCTCGGGCTGATCCTCGCCTTCCTGATCAAGGTGCCGTTGTGGCCGCTGCATACATGGTTGCCCGATGCGCACACCGAGGCCCCGACGGCCGGCTCCGTGATTCTTGCCGGCGTGCTGCTGAAGACCGGCGTGTACGGCATCTTGCGCTTCTGCATTCCGCTGTTCCCGCACGCGGCAGTCAGCTTTGCGCCTCTGCTGACGTGGCTCTCCGTGATCGCGATCATCTACGGCGCGATGACCGCCATGGTACAGACGGACATGAAGCGCCTCGTCGCCTACTCCTCCGTCAGCCACATGGGATTCATCGTCCTCGGTATATTCAGCTTCAATGGCCCCGGCATCAGCGGCGCCATTGTTCAGATGATCAACCACGGTATCTCGACCGGCGGACTCTTCCTCGCGGTCGGCATGATTTACGAACGCCGTCACACACGCGCGATGGCCGACTTCGGCGGCCTGGCCCACACGGTTCCCGTGTACGCGGCATTGACGATGATTATGGTTCTCTCGTCCGTCGGCCTGCCCGGTCTGAATGGCTTCGTCGGCGAGTTCCCGATCCTGATTGGCGCAATGCAGAACGTGCCGATTCAAGAACTGGCTCGCGAGTCCGGAACGATCTCGGCCTTCCTGCACCAGGCGAACTACACGTGGGTTGTTGCGGGGCTCGCTGCCACCGGTGTGATCCTCGGCGCGGTCTACCTGCTGCTGATGTACCAGAAGGTCTTCTACGGCAAGGTCACGAAAGAAGAGAATAAGACCCTTACGGACCTGAACTTCCGCGAGATCTTCCAGCTCTCCGTGCTCGCCATTGCGGCGCTTGTCATCGGCCTGTTCCCGCGCGTGGTCTTCACGCCGGTGAACCACAATACCGAGATGATCCTGGCCGCCGTTCAGGAGCCCCTTGGCCTGCAAAAGAACGAAGAATCGGAAACGGCTCCCGTGCAGCACGAAATGCACGAAGAACACGCTCCGGCGGGGGAGGAACACCACGCCGCAGTCGCGACAGATGACGTCGACCTGGCCGAAGTGGTGGACTGA
- a CDS encoding DUF493 domain-containing protein, which produces MEEKSVFKNPEQMKEQLNLPAVVAYSFVGPSTPQYHARVEGIVTQIVGEENIRKRTFRESAGGKYTAYKFEIYHTEFEDVETMYREVMALEGTRFVL; this is translated from the coding sequence GTGGAAGAGAAGTCCGTTTTCAAAAACCCGGAGCAGATGAAGGAGCAACTGAATCTGCCTGCAGTTGTGGCCTACAGCTTCGTCGGTCCCTCGACGCCGCAGTACCACGCGCGCGTCGAAGGTATTGTAACGCAAATCGTCGGCGAAGAAAACATCCGCAAACGCACCTTCCGTGAAAGCGCAGGCGGCAAGTACACGGCCTACAAGTTTGAGATCTACCACACCGAATTCGAAGACGTCGAAACGATGTACCGCGAGGTTATGGCCCTCGAGGGCACTCGATTTGTCTTGTAG
- a CDS encoding cupin domain-containing protein, translating to MLDRTLVPKIIDTKAFPAKPVEMDGVKGATIREVITSRDGAPNFAMRIFEVEPAGHTPLHHHNYEHEVYVLEGEAEIETSEGPRNIKAGDALYVPANSLHQFRNTGGGTLKFICLIPSLENCAK from the coding sequence ATGCTCGACCGCACATTGGTCCCAAAGATCATCGACACGAAGGCCTTTCCCGCCAAGCCCGTCGAGATGGACGGTGTGAAGGGCGCCACGATCCGCGAGGTGATCACGTCGCGCGATGGAGCGCCGAACTTCGCCATGCGGATCTTCGAAGTCGAACCCGCCGGGCACACGCCGCTGCATCATCACAACTACGAGCACGAGGTGTATGTGTTGGAAGGCGAAGCGGAGATCGAAACCAGCGAAGGTCCGCGCAATATCAAGGCGGGCGATGCGCTCTACGTGCCGGCGAACTCGTTGCACCAGTTCCGCAACACTGGCGGCGGCACGCTGAAGTTCATCTGCCTGATTCCGTCACTGGAAAACTGCGCGAAATAA
- a CDS encoding DUF4870 domain-containing protein → MARNEVEQYVLVREEERGFAALIHLLNAVPLWGVVFITVIWIYFRERSRELIFHAQQAMVFHIVSLVILLVWLIIGMITLPVRVLSENVASVIETANLAVLIVCLSIYGVVCLAGVGLTLAGRPFLYPVLGRRVLRGSVRKTSTEE, encoded by the coding sequence ATGGCTCGAAATGAGGTTGAGCAGTACGTTCTGGTTCGCGAGGAGGAGCGAGGCTTTGCGGCCTTGATTCATCTGCTGAACGCCGTCCCGCTTTGGGGCGTCGTCTTCATCACGGTGATCTGGATCTACTTCCGCGAACGCAGTCGCGAGCTAATTTTCCATGCACAGCAGGCGATGGTCTTCCACATCGTCTCGCTGGTGATCTTGTTGGTGTGGCTGATCATTGGGATGATTACGCTGCCCGTGCGTGTGTTAAGCGAGAACGTCGCCTCGGTGATCGAGACGGCGAATCTGGCGGTTCTGATTGTCTGTTTGTCGATTTACGGAGTGGTGTGTCTGGCCGGGGTGGGTTTGACTCTCGCGGGGCGTCCGTTCTTGTACCCGGTTCTGGGTCGGCGTGTGCTGCGGGGGAGTGTACGCAAAACTTCCACGGAGGAATGA
- a CDS encoding tail fiber domain-containing protein, translating to MRRCTLVAAMVVTVSAAWADPGTAFTYQGRLTESGAPIDGLCSFHFELHSTSAGDNPVTGTLQVVDRIIQGGVVEEILDFGDVFDGSSRWLEISVDSNGGTDNFQTLNNRIPMLPAPYSLYSEKANWDGLSNVPAGFADGTDDVGDASATNELQTLSGGAGSVTLSDGGGTVRLTALSSPDGDPAVALQTTDYGEVLVPEGAIRAGYQGVRLGDAASLEIIDQSLLLQTNLLTLDASNESLGATLNSVKDSWQSFTAINTGNLVAVQINRRYTIQDHLRVYLYEGEGTDGTLLSQTSMDYPAGWETAIFPESIPITAGQLYTIRLQSLDDNNTHWWTTSTNPYADGRSSIGTGWDSPFRVFIEGSDVTPISVNLTNGHLSVGSTIDGSVTIDGSANLTSVLHPVGIEFPGSFPINNTYVGLAGNYISFAHSGSSEDFIGYKNNTFFFKDSVGGGDVSDPTISAGKVAVGRDDVPAPFLLAVNGDAAKSTAGEWAGLSDERLKDDIEPIDSGLSFLKRLHPVSWKYNTLHDELYGKAREKRYFGYRAQEYQTILPEDVIEDPQTGFLFLDPSAVEPHLVKGVQEQQKTIEQLQREIDDLKETNAALQNRLAALEEKLAK from the coding sequence ATGCGCCGATGCACACTTGTCGCCGCCATGGTCGTGACTGTATCCGCCGCCTGGGCCGACCCGGGGACGGCTTTCACGTACCAGGGTCGCCTGACCGAAAGCGGTGCGCCGATCGATGGGCTTTGCAGCTTCCATTTTGAACTTCACAGCACTTCTGCTGGAGACAACCCAGTTACGGGAACGCTTCAGGTGGTCGATCGGATCATTCAGGGCGGTGTGGTCGAGGAAATCCTCGACTTCGGTGACGTGTTCGATGGTTCATCTCGCTGGCTCGAGATCTCCGTGGATTCCAATGGCGGGACCGACAACTTCCAGACTCTAAACAACCGCATCCCGATGCTTCCCGCGCCGTACTCGTTGTACTCGGAGAAGGCCAATTGGGACGGCCTCTCAAACGTGCCGGCGGGCTTTGCCGATGGCACTGATGACGTGGGGGATGCCAGTGCAACTAATGAACTGCAGACTTTGAGCGGCGGGGCCGGCAGCGTCACGCTCTCGGATGGCGGTGGGACTGTTCGACTCACTGCGCTAAGTTCCCCCGACGGCGATCCAGCGGTGGCGCTTCAGACCACCGACTATGGCGAGGTTCTCGTCCCCGAGGGAGCGATTCGCGCCGGATACCAAGGCGTTCGTCTCGGCGATGCGGCATCGCTGGAAATCATCGATCAATCGCTTCTGCTTCAAACGAACCTACTGACTCTCGACGCGTCGAATGAATCGCTGGGCGCTACGCTGAACTCCGTGAAGGATAGTTGGCAGAGCTTCACGGCCATCAACACGGGCAACCTCGTCGCCGTGCAGATCAATCGGCGTTACACGATCCAGGATCATCTGCGCGTCTATTTGTACGAAGGCGAAGGAACGGACGGAACACTGCTCTCGCAGACCAGCATGGACTATCCAGCGGGATGGGAGACTGCCATTTTCCCAGAAAGCATTCCGATCACCGCGGGGCAACTCTATACGATCCGTTTGCAGAGTCTCGATGACAACAACACGCACTGGTGGACCACGTCCACAAACCCCTACGCCGACGGACGATCCAGCATCGGCACGGGTTGGGATTCGCCGTTCCGTGTTTTCATCGAGGGCTCCGATGTCACTCCGATTTCAGTCAATCTGACGAACGGACATCTCAGCGTGGGCTCGACGATCGATGGCAGTGTCACCATTGACGGTTCCGCGAATCTCACGAGTGTCCTGCATCCCGTCGGGATCGAATTTCCGGGATCGTTCCCGATTAACAACACGTATGTCGGCCTTGCTGGAAATTACATCAGCTTTGCCCATTCCGGCTCGAGCGAGGACTTTATCGGGTACAAGAACAACACGTTCTTCTTCAAGGATTCGGTCGGCGGTGGCGACGTTTCGGATCCGACGATTTCCGCAGGCAAGGTCGCTGTCGGGCGCGATGATGTGCCAGCTCCATTTCTACTGGCAGTCAACGGCGATGCTGCGAAGTCCACTGCGGGTGAATGGGCGGGTCTTTCTGATGAGCGGTTGAAGGATGACATCGAACCAATCGATTCCGGTCTCTCGTTCCTCAAGAGACTGCACCCCGTGTCATGGAAGTACAACACTCTGCATGATGAACTGTACGGCAAAGCCAGAGAGAAACGCTATTTCGGTTACCGCGCGCAGGAGTATCAGACGATTCTGCCCGAGGATGTGATCGAAGATCCGCAGACAGGCTTTCTGTTCCTCGATCCGAGCGCTGTTGAACCGCACCTGGTCAAAGGTGTCCAGGAACAGCAAAAGACGATCGAACAGTTGCAGCGCGAAATCGATGACCTGAAAGAAACGAACGCCGCCCTCCAGAATCGGTTGGCGGCGCTCGAAGAAAAGCTGGCGAAGTAG
- a CDS encoding ABC transporter ATP-binding protein, with amino-acid sequence MGPHGAGKSTLLRTLFAEVERRDLPTVLFSFNDQRRRLPFGWRRCIARGGVCFLDGGEVLPAFALRRLDRATHRHGCGLIVTTHAPLGIAPAHQVTPDPETFALLVSNLLIDTQYVVSDEHAMQILLAHGGDAREALWALYDEFESFAVE; translated from the coding sequence GTGGGTCCCCACGGAGCAGGGAAATCGACTCTGCTTCGGACTCTCTTTGCAGAAGTCGAGCGGCGAGACCTTCCGACTGTGCTTTTCTCCTTCAACGACCAGCGGCGGCGTCTGCCGTTCGGTTGGAGAAGGTGCATTGCGCGCGGCGGGGTCTGCTTTCTCGACGGAGGCGAAGTTCTGCCAGCGTTTGCGCTGCGGCGATTGGACCGTGCAACGCATCGCCACGGGTGTGGACTGATTGTCACAACACATGCTCCGTTGGGCATCGCCCCGGCTCATCAGGTCACGCCCGATCCCGAGACGTTCGCGCTCCTCGTCAGCAACCTGCTAATTGACACTCAGTATGTCGTTTCGGACGAGCATGCCATGCAGATTCTGCTGGCTCACGGCGGGGATGCTCGGGAAGCATTGTGGGCCCTGTACGACGAGTTCGAGTCTTTTGCCGTCGAATAG